The genomic region GCTTTAACATGAATTCTTTAAATGGAACTGAGGCTCTGTTTATTGCCTCTTGCATTGTAATCTCTTTTTTTGAAAAAGGAACATAAGCTTCATTGTAAACTCTATCAATGGTTGGAGACATAATAAAAAGGGTAAGAAACAATGCAAGTCCTATTATCACCTGATTTGGTGGAACAGCAGGAGTTCCAAGAGCCTGTCTTAGAAGGGATAAAACTATCACAATTCTTGTGAAAGAAGTCATCATAATCAAAATTGCAGGTAAAAAGCTAAGCAGTGTGATAAATACAAGGATATCAACTGCAGAGGAAAATCCAAAAAGTCCACCTCCTGCATTTACCTGAGGAGCTGCAAAGCAAAGGGCAGGAATCATGATAAAACCAAAACAGAACAATCCACCTTTGAATATTTTTTGCCATACAGATTTTCTTTCCTCTTGTTGTGTCTCAAAAATTGCCTTAATCTTTGAAGTATCCAGTTTACTTAATAGATTGATTCCGTTGTCTGATATTCCCACCAAGAGATATTCATCAAAGGCTTTTACAACTCCTATACCCTTTTTATAACCTATTGGTTGATAGTAAACAATTTGAATAAATCCTTTGCCTGGATTTATCTTGTTTTTCATCAATCTAAGAACAATGTAAAGGGCTGCAATAATGAAAATTAAGGATGCTATGAGTTTAAAATACTCCACCACACACCTCACCCAAGCTGTTTTACTCTTTCCTGCGGACTTATGATATCAGTAATTCTAATTCCAAACTTTTCATTAACTACAACCACTTCTCCTCTTCCAATAAGCTTTCCATTAACATAGACCTCCATTGGCTCTCCTGCAAGTTTGTCAAGTGCTACCACAGACCCCTGGGTTAACTGAAGAAGTTCCTGGACAAGAATTCTTGTTGAACCAATAATGACTGTTAATTCAAGCGGAATGTCAAGAATGAATTCTATGTCTCTTATCTTTGG from Thermodesulfovibrio sp. 3907-1M harbors:
- the fliN gene encoding flagellar motor switch protein FliN, with translation MEEKEVKQQDIQENLEEELDMTKALEMEKAMKQQTVQTPQIDEFTPTAEKPKIRDIEFILDIPLELTVIIGSTRILVQELLQLTQGSVVALDKLAGEPMEVYVNGKLIGRGEVVVVNEKFGIRITDIISPQERVKQLG